In Gammaproteobacteria bacterium, a single genomic region encodes these proteins:
- the ubiH gene encoding 2-octaprenyl-6-methoxyphenyl hydroxylase — MQTDFDILIVGGGMVGASLAGALRDSRLRVGIVEAALPPATDTPGYDDRTVALAYGSRRIFEAMGVWSAIEQRGAAPIERIHISDRGRFGFTRLSAAEAGVPALGYVVANWVIGRSLYDAIAGHTGIEFLCPAIVQSVAFAPQSADVTINIGGNERRLSARLIIAADGADSPIRAAVGIDAQRVEYEQAAIVSSVTPERAHHGTAYERFTETGPLALLPAGPDRCAVVWTVPRDTVDAMLSWDDDTFRARLQECFGERLGNFGRVGKRQAYPLMLTRVREHVRPRLVLIGNAAHTVHPVAGQGFNLGLRDVAALAQVLLESANAGGDIGDLAVLQRYADWRARDNKRVANLTHSLIRLFSNNYLPLAYARNVGLVAVDLLPPLKRAFVRVTSGLGGRLPRLACGLRLTHEHS; from the coding sequence ATGCAAACCGATTTTGACATTCTCATCGTCGGCGGCGGCATGGTCGGCGCCAGCCTCGCCGGCGCGCTGCGCGATAGTCGGTTGCGCGTCGGCATCGTCGAAGCGGCGTTGCCGCCGGCGACCGACACACCGGGCTACGACGATCGCACAGTCGCGCTCGCCTACGGCTCGCGCCGCATTTTCGAGGCGATGGGCGTGTGGTCGGCGATCGAGCAGCGTGGGGCCGCGCCGATCGAGCGCATTCATATTTCCGATCGCGGCCGTTTCGGTTTCACTCGCTTGAGTGCGGCCGAGGCCGGTGTACCGGCGCTGGGTTATGTGGTGGCGAACTGGGTTATCGGGCGGTCGCTTTACGACGCGATCGCAGGGCACACGGGAATCGAGTTCCTGTGTCCGGCGATCGTCCAGTCGGTGGCGTTTGCGCCGCAAAGCGCCGACGTGACTATCAATATCGGCGGCAACGAACGCCGTCTGAGTGCGCGCCTTATCATCGCTGCCGATGGTGCCGATTCGCCGATACGCGCCGCGGTTGGTATCGACGCGCAGCGCGTCGAGTACGAGCAAGCAGCCATTGTCAGCAGCGTTACGCCCGAGCGCGCGCATCACGGTACGGCTTACGAGCGTTTTACCGAAACCGGCCCGTTGGCGTTGCTGCCCGCCGGCCCGGACCGTTGTGCCGTCGTTTGGACCGTGCCGCGTGATACGGTCGACGCGATGTTGAGTTGGGACGACGACACCTTTCGTGCACGGTTGCAGGAATGTTTCGGCGAACGCCTTGGCAATTTCGGACGCGTCGGTAAACGGCAGGCCTATCCGTTGATGCTGACGCGGGTGCGCGAGCATGTACGGCCGCGGCTCGTGCTCATCGGCAACGCCGCGCATACGGTGCATCCGGTTGCCGGGCAAGGTTTTAATCTGGGTTTGCGCGATGTTGCCGCGCTGGCGCAGGTACTGCTCGAGAGCGCGAACGCCGGCGGCGATATCGGCGATCTTGCGGTACTACAGCGCTATGCCGACTGGCGTGCGCGCGACAATAAACGGGTGGCCAATCTGACGCATTCATTGATCCGCCTTTTCTCCAACAACTATTTACCACTCGCGTATGCACGCAATGTCGGGCTCGTCGCGGTCGATCTGTTGCCGCCGTTGAAGCGTGCATTCGTGCGCGTAACCAGCGGCTTAGGCGGACGGCTGCCGCGGCTCGCCTGTGGTTTGCGGCTGACTCATGAACACTCCTAA
- the pepP gene encoding Xaa-Pro aminopeptidase, translating to MDSKVYSQRRQELMDHMGGGVAIIPTAPVRTRNRDVEYPYRADSDFYYLTHFPEPEAVAVLVPGRAHGEFILFCRERNPEKEIWEGRRAGLEGARATYGADDAFPIEDIDEILPGLLENKEKVFYSIGRYADFDTRLTAWVNEVRGKSRHGVHAPGEFVDLDHILHEMRLIKRPEEIKLMKRAAKISTAAHKRAMQTCKPGKMEYEIEAELLYEFKKGGSQFFAYPSIVGGGANSCILHYTENNAELKDGDVLLIDAGAEYDGYAADITRTFPVNGRYSGEQRAIYETVLAAQAAAITQVRPGKHWNDPHDAALRVLVQGLVDLGLLKGSVDGLLESGDYKRFYMHRTGHWLGMDVHDVGDYKIADAWRELESGMVLTVEPGLYVSAGDDVPERFWNIGVRIEDDVLVTRDGYDVLTRDVPKTVADIEALMRS from the coding sequence ATGGACAGCAAGGTATACAGCCAACGGCGGCAAGAGCTCATGGATCACATGGGCGGCGGCGTCGCTATCATCCCCACGGCACCGGTGCGAACCCGCAATCGCGACGTGGAATACCCCTATCGGGCCGATAGCGATTTCTACTATCTCACGCACTTCCCCGAACCGGAGGCGGTCGCGGTGCTGGTTCCTGGTCGCGCGCATGGCGAATTCATCCTCTTTTGTCGCGAGCGCAATCCCGAAAAAGAAATTTGGGAAGGCCGCCGCGCCGGTCTCGAAGGCGCGCGCGCGACTTACGGTGCCGACGACGCGTTCCCGATCGAGGATATCGACGAGATCCTGCCGGGATTGCTCGAGAACAAAGAGAAGGTGTTTTATTCGATTGGCCGCTATGCCGATTTCGATACGCGCCTGACCGCCTGGGTCAACGAGGTTCGCGGCAAGAGTCGCCACGGTGTGCACGCGCCCGGCGAGTTCGTCGATCTCGATCACATCCTGCATGAGATGCGACTGATCAAGCGGCCGGAAGAGATCAAACTCATGAAGCGTGCTGCGAAAATTTCTACGGCGGCGCACAAGCGAGCGATGCAGACGTGCAAGCCCGGCAAGATGGAATATGAGATCGAGGCGGAGTTGTTGTACGAGTTCAAGAAGGGCGGCTCGCAGTTCTTCGCTTATCCGTCGATTGTTGGTGGCGGCGCCAACAGCTGCATCCTGCACTACACCGAGAATAATGCCGAGCTCAAAGATGGTGATGTGTTGTTGATCGACGCCGGTGCCGAGTACGACGGCTATGCGGCTGACATCACCCGCACGTTTCCCGTGAACGGCCGTTACAGCGGTGAGCAGCGCGCGATTTACGAAACCGTATTGGCGGCGCAGGCGGCGGCGATCACGCAAGTGCGCCCCGGCAAACATTGGAACGATCCGCACGACGCGGCGTTGCGTGTATTGGTGCAAGGGTTGGTCGACCTGGGTTTATTGAAGGGCAGCGTCGATGGCCTGCTCGAAAGCGGCGATTACAAACGTTTTTACATGCACCGCACCGGGCACTGGCTCGGTATGGACGTGCACGACGTCGGCGATTACAAAATTGCCGATGCCTGGCGCGAGCTCGAGTCCGGCATGGTGTTGACGGTCGAACCCGGCCTGTACGTTTCCGCCGGCGACGATGTGCCCGAGCGTTTCTGGAATATCGGCGTGCGTATCGAGGACGACGTGCTGGTGACGCGCGACGGTTACGATGTATTGACGCGCGATGTACCGAAGACGGTCGCCGATATCGAAGCGTTGATGCGTAGCTAA
- a CDS encoding PA2779 family protein — MNKPRSHKSRSQEIPFMDKFRRLSAPIAYIVTFGILVLGIQMPAQAAIVGTDAVVSSELHQQNRDRLQQMLGRDDVKQQLLAAGADPAQVVERVNALSDDEVQALTAKVDQMPAGGDGVLGVVVFVFIVLLITDILGFTDIFPFVKKTAR, encoded by the coding sequence ATGAATAAGCCTCGTAGCCATAAGTCCCGCAGCCAGGAGATTCCGTTTATGGACAAATTTCGTCGCCTTTCCGCACCCATCGCCTACATCGTCACTTTCGGTATCCTCGTGCTCGGCATACAGATGCCGGCGCAAGCCGCTATCGTCGGCACCGATGCCGTCGTCAGCAGCGAGCTGCATCAGCAAAACCGTGATCGCCTCCAGCAAATGCTCGGACGCGACGACGTCAAGCAACAGTTACTAGCGGCCGGCGCTGATCCGGCGCAGGTAGTTGAGCGCGTAAACGCGCTAAGCGATGACGAAGTACAAGCATTGACCGCCAAAGTCGATCAGATGCCGGCGGGCGGCGATGGCGTCCTCGGCGTGGTCGTGTTCGTGTTCATCGTGCTGCTAATCACCGACATCCTCGGATTCACCGACATCTTCCCGTTCGTGAAGAAGACCGCTCGCTGA
- a CDS encoding PA2778 family cysteine peptidase, which yields MYRPSAARRSAGGFFILLVALLTGCATLQSERLAPAAFLEPVELTAVPFFPQTEYQCGPAALATVLTWAGTPVTPEQLTPQVYLPERRGSLQLELQAAVRRYGKIPYVLRPTFETLLTEVAAGHPVVVFQNLGLSWYSKWHYAVVVGFDRNRNALLLRSGVEQRHAISFTVFERTWRRGDYWAMAVLPPTELPKTAEEVPYLQSVATLERLKRWQETRVAYETTLTRWPNSLGAWLGLGNSRYALRDLSGAEQAYRAAVTAHPASGDALNNLAQTLAEQGHWHDAETMARRAIAAAGPRLDAYEATLTDILARRLP from the coding sequence ATGTATCGGCCATCAGCCGCCCGCCGATCGGCGGGTGGTTTTTTTATCCTGCTGGTAGCGTTACTCACCGGCTGCGCGACGTTACAGTCGGAGCGATTGGCGCCGGCCGCGTTTCTCGAGCCGGTCGAGCTGACAGCCGTACCGTTTTTCCCACAGACCGAGTACCAGTGCGGCCCCGCGGCGCTAGCAACCGTGCTCACCTGGGCCGGCACGCCGGTCACACCGGAGCAGCTCACGCCGCAAGTTTATCTGCCCGAACGCCGCGGCAGCCTGCAGCTCGAGCTACAAGCTGCCGTTCGGCGTTACGGCAAGATTCCGTACGTGCTCCGCCCCACTTTCGAAACACTACTGACAGAAGTAGCAGCCGGCCATCCGGTCGTCGTGTTTCAAAACCTCGGGCTTTCTTGGTATTCGAAATGGCATTACGCCGTGGTCGTCGGGTTTGACCGCAACCGCAACGCGCTGCTACTGCGCTCCGGCGTCGAACAACGCCATGCGATATCGTTTACCGTGTTCGAACGCACCTGGCGCCGCGGCGATTATTGGGCGATGGCGGTGCTGCCGCCGACGGAATTACCGAAGACGGCGGAAGAAGTACCGTATTTACAATCGGTCGCGACACTCGAACGATTAAAACGCTGGCAAGAAACGCGGGTGGCCTACGAAACCACGCTAACACGCTGGCCCAACAGTCTCGGTGCATGGCTCGGCCTGGGTAACAGTCGTTACGCCTTGCGGGATCTTAGCGGTGCGGAACAAGCTTATCGTGCGGCGGTGACGGCGCACCCGGCTTCGGGCGATGCACTCAATAATTTGGCACAGACGTTGGCCGAGCAAGGCCATTGGCACGACGCTGAAACCATGGCGCGGCGAGCCATTGCCGCGGCCGGACCGCGACTAGACGCTTACGAAGCGACGCTGACGGATATTTTGGCGCGGCGTTTACCCTAA
- a CDS encoding UPF0149 family protein has translation MEIAPDYDTLTDVLATAEVAMSAAEAHGIIAGACCAPQTPPLNHLFFGTSSDAPTREVEYLLTLLVVLQEDTQRRLGETDFEFEPLLPEEAGTAQVEAIGDWARGFVLGLTAAGVREPTELPDEAGEFMRDAVAIGEVQADEAPSEAQAREIAELIEYLRVGVQVVYETCRG, from the coding sequence ATGGAAATCGCTCCCGACTATGACACGCTGACCGATGTCCTCGCCACCGCCGAGGTCGCCATGAGTGCGGCCGAAGCGCACGGCATCATTGCCGGCGCCTGTTGCGCGCCGCAGACACCGCCGCTCAATCATTTATTTTTCGGGACCAGCAGCGATGCGCCCACACGCGAAGTCGAGTATTTGTTGACGCTATTGGTGGTACTGCAAGAGGACACGCAGCGGCGACTGGGCGAAACCGATTTCGAATTCGAGCCGTTGTTGCCGGAAGAAGCGGGCACTGCTCAGGTCGAAGCAATCGGCGACTGGGCGCGGGGTTTTGTGCTTGGCCTGACCGCCGCCGGTGTCCGCGAGCCGACCGAGTTACCGGACGAGGCCGGTGAGTTCATGCGCGATGCGGTCGCGATCGGCGAAGTACAGGCAGACGAAGCCCCAAGCGAGGCGCAAGCGCGAGAAATTGCCGAGCTCATCGAATACCTGCGGGTGGGCGTGCAGGTGGTATACGAAACTTGCCGCGGTTAG
- a CDS encoding TIGR02449 family protein produces the protein MDNDDLKQLENRIDQLIEACQQLKNENTVLRSEQDNMHAEHARLMEKTRIARERIESMINRLKALERA, from the coding sequence GTGGACAACGACGATCTCAAGCAGCTCGAAAACCGCATCGACCAACTGATCGAGGCGTGCCAACAGCTGAAGAATGAGAATACCGTGTTGCGCTCAGAGCAAGACAACATGCATGCCGAGCACGCGCGCCTGATGGAAAAAACGCGCATCGCCCGCGAACGTATCGAATCGATGATCAATCGCCTCAAAGCCCTGGAACGCGCGTGA
- a CDS encoding cell division protein ZapA translates to MKETAEGVSVNILGKEFIVACPPEERESLLAAAAYLDRKLREIQTNGKVLGTERAAIIAALNISHELLEQRRHGDISESVTQRLRFLQSKIDAALHWDAALHQ, encoded by the coding sequence ATGAAAGAAACCGCAGAGGGCGTCTCGGTAAATATTCTCGGCAAAGAATTTATCGTCGCTTGTCCGCCCGAAGAGCGTGAATCGTTGTTAGCAGCGGCCGCTTATCTCGATCGCAAACTGCGCGAGATTCAAACGAATGGCAAAGTACTCGGCACCGAGCGCGCCGCCATCATCGCTGCACTCAACATTAGCCACGAACTTCTTGAGCAACGTCGACACGGTGACATTTCTGAAAGCGTCACGCAGCGACTTCGCTTCTTGCAAAGTAAGATTGATGCAGCGTTGCATTGGGATGCAGCGCTGCATCAATAG
- a CDS encoding 5-formyltetrahydrofolate cyclo-ligase, giving the protein MKAELRRNMRAQRRALSPAEQKSAARHLAGHVAAARWFRVSRRVACYLPNDGEIDPSVVIERIWQMRKQAFLPVLGRGARHQLWFAELKPNMKMTTNVFGILEPKVIPHHLIRAPELDLVLIPLVAFDDHCNRLGMGKGFYDHTLEFLRNRHYYRKPHLIGLAHDFQRLPRLACDPWDVPLNGIVTDRAIYTAPL; this is encoded by the coding sequence TTGAAAGCTGAACTACGTCGCAACATGCGCGCGCAGCGGCGCGCGCTTTCACCGGCCGAACAAAAGTCGGCCGCACGCCACTTAGCCGGGCATGTAGCGGCGGCGCGTTGGTTTCGCGTCAGCCGGCGTGTCGCCTGTTATCTGCCGAACGATGGCGAGATCGATCCGAGCGTCGTGATCGAACGCATCTGGCAGATGCGCAAGCAGGCGTTCCTACCCGTGCTTGGGCGCGGTGCCCGCCATCAGCTTTGGTTCGCCGAGCTCAAACCCAACATGAAAATGACGACCAATGTCTTCGGCATCCTCGAACCGAAGGTAATACCACACCACCTGATACGCGCGCCGGAACTGGATTTGGTGCTGATCCCATTGGTCGCGTTCGACGATCATTGCAATCGACTTGGCATGGGCAAAGGATTTTACGATCACACGCTCGAATTTCTACGGAATCGGCACTACTACCGCAAACCTCATCTGATCGGCCTAGCGCACGATTTTCAGCGGCTGCCGCGTCTAGCGTGCGATCCATGGGACGTTCCGCTCAACGGTATCGTCACCGACCGCGCCATCTACACGGCACCGCTCTAA
- a CDS encoding TIGR00282 family metallophosphoesterase — MNLLFIGDVMGAPGYRALAAHLPSLRQQLTLDLIVANGENIAGGNGITGDTARDLFALGIDVITNGNHAWDKKEALDYIVREPRLLRPHNFPPTTPGSGWYVTDTRAGRVGVLNVMGTLFMQPTLACPFHAVDEALARKPDDVKIVLVDIHAETTSEKTAMGWYLDGRVSAVVGTHTHIPTADERVLPRGTAYITDVGMAGCYDSVIGLDIAKALKRLMYKLPERFDLAEGKGRLCGVVIDIDEPTGKSRSIRRLALDEP, encoded by the coding sequence ATGAACCTGCTTTTTATCGGCGACGTCATGGGCGCACCCGGTTACCGCGCACTCGCCGCGCATTTACCGAGTCTGCGCCAACAACTCACGCTCGACCTTATTGTCGCCAACGGTGAAAACATCGCCGGCGGCAACGGCATCACCGGCGACACCGCGCGCGACTTGTTCGCGCTCGGTATCGACGTCATTACCAACGGCAATCATGCGTGGGACAAGAAAGAAGCGCTCGACTACATCGTGCGCGAGCCGCGCCTGCTGCGTCCGCACAATTTTCCGCCGACCACACCCGGCAGCGGTTGGTATGTCACCGACACGCGTGCCGGTCGCGTCGGCGTGCTGAATGTAATGGGCACATTATTCATGCAGCCGACGCTTGCATGCCCGTTCCATGCCGTCGATGAAGCGTTGGCGCGTAAGCCGGATGACGTCAAAATCGTGTTAGTCGACATTCACGCCGAAACCACCAGCGAAAAAACAGCGATGGGCTGGTATCTCGACGGCCGCGTCAGCGCCGTCGTCGGCACGCATACGCACATACCGACGGCCGACGAGCGCGTCTTGCCGCGCGGCACCGCCTATATCACCGACGTCGGCATGGCCGGCTGTTATGACTCGGTCATCGGTCTCGACATCGCTAAGGCGCTCAAACGATTGATGTACAAATTGCCGGAACGCTTCGACTTGGCCGAAGGCAAGGGTCGGCTCTGCGGTGTGGTTATCGATATCGACGAGCCTACTGGCAAGAGCCGGTCGATTCGTCGGTTAGCGCTGGACGAACCTTAG
- a CDS encoding EVE domain-containing protein, with translation MQYWLMKSEPDVFSIDDLKTRPKKTEHWDGVRNFQARNFMRDMKQGDLAFFYHSSCPEPGVAGIIEIAEAAYPDFTAWDPKSAYCDPKSRPDKPLWYMVDVRYQRRLKQLVPLAELRQNPALKNMRLLARGNRLSILPVTAAEWKAILKMENG, from the coding sequence ATGCAATATTGGCTAATGAAATCCGAGCCCGACGTCTTCTCGATCGACGATCTCAAAACTCGCCCCAAAAAAACCGAGCATTGGGACGGCGTGCGTAACTTCCAGGCGCGCAACTTCATGCGCGATATGAAGCAAGGCGACCTGGCGTTCTTCTATCATTCCAGCTGTCCGGAACCGGGTGTTGCCGGCATCATCGAAATTGCCGAAGCCGCCTATCCCGATTTCACCGCCTGGGATCCGAAAAGCGCTTATTGCGATCCGAAAAGCCGGCCGGATAAACCGCTCTGGTATATGGTCGACGTACGCTACCAGCGCAGGCTAAAACAACTCGTACCGCTCGCGGAGTTGCGGCAGAATCCCGCCCTGAAAAACATGCGACTGCTCGCGCGCGGTAATCGGTTGTCGATCTTGCCGGTGACCGCCGCCGAGTGGAAAGCAATTCTCAAAATGGAAAATGGATAA
- a CDS encoding peptidylprolyl isomerase has protein sequence MRKLFALPLFVTLLIAPLISIAADVSPKVRITTSAGVIEIELDAKKAPVSTANFLRYVDKGFYNGTIFHRIIPGFMVQGGGFLPGLKQKPTDSPIKNEADNGLKNLAGTIAMARTMDPDSASAQFFINTIDNNFLDHRAKNPQGWGYAVFGKVTKGMDVVKKIESAPAGTTGPFENVPREDIVIKKAERMKG, from the coding sequence ATGCGGAAGCTTTTCGCCCTACCCCTGTTCGTCACCCTCTTGATCGCGCCATTGATCAGCATTGCCGCCGATGTGTCGCCGAAAGTACGCATAACAACCAGCGCCGGCGTCATCGAGATCGAACTCGACGCGAAAAAGGCACCGGTCAGCACAGCGAATTTCCTCAGGTACGTCGACAAGGGTTTTTACAACGGCACGATATTTCATCGGATCATTCCCGGTTTCATGGTCCAGGGTGGCGGCTTCTTGCCTGGGCTGAAACAGAAACCGACCGACTCGCCGATCAAAAATGAGGCCGACAACGGTCTCAAAAATCTCGCTGGCACTATCGCCATGGCCCGCACGATGGACCCTGACTCCGCCAGTGCACAATTTTTTATTAATACGATCGATAACAACTTCCTCGACCATCGCGCCAAAAACCCTCAAGGCTGGGGCTATGCAGTGTTCGGCAAAGTAACGAAGGGAATGGACGTGGTAAAGAAGATCGAGTCGGCACCGGCCGGAACGACCGGGCCGTTTGAAAATGTCCCGCGTGAGGACATTGTCATCAAAAAAGCCGAACGGATGAAAGGCTAA
- the ilvA gene encoding threonine ammonia-lyase, biosynthetic: MSQQYIKKILTARVYEVANETPLDYAPILSRRLQNHVWIKREDEQPVFSFKCRGAYNKMAGLTPAELKRGVICASAGNHAQGVALGAKKLGAKAIIVMPRTTPQIKVDAVRNLGGEVVLHGDNYDAASEHAQKLRASKKLTYIHPYDDPEVIAGQGTIGFEILKQHSKELHAVFVPVGGGGLISGIAAYIKQLRPEVKIIGVEPEDADAMDRSLKAGKRVLLDHVGIFADGVAVRKVGEETFKLCKKFVDEMIVVSNDEICAAIKDIFEDRRSILEPAGALGFAGLKRYVEREKLKDKHMIAIASGANVNFDRLRHVAERAEIGERREAILAVTIPERPGAFRQFCAIIGDHNITEFNYRYADPKNAHIFVGIQVHAGEVTPLIKILRAKSYPTLDMTDNEMAKLHIRHLVGGRAPNAVHEILYRFEFPERPGALMNFLNKMGGAWNISLFHYRNHGADFGRVLIGMQVPPADKKKFQGFLDNLGYEYAEETGNPAYKLFLS; encoded by the coding sequence GTGTCCCAGCAATACATAAAGAAAATTTTGACGGCGCGCGTTTACGAAGTCGCCAATGAAACGCCGCTCGACTACGCGCCGATATTATCGCGCCGTTTGCAAAACCACGTGTGGATCAAGCGCGAGGACGAACAACCGGTGTTTTCATTCAAATGCCGCGGCGCTTACAACAAAATGGCCGGTCTGACGCCGGCCGAGCTCAAGCGCGGCGTGATTTGCGCTTCCGCCGGCAACCACGCGCAAGGTGTTGCGTTGGGCGCGAAGAAGCTCGGCGCCAAGGCGATTATCGTCATGCCGCGCACGACACCGCAAATTAAGGTCGATGCCGTCCGCAACTTAGGCGGCGAGGTAGTGTTGCACGGCGATAATTACGACGCCGCCAGCGAGCATGCCCAGAAGTTGCGCGCATCGAAAAAGCTGACTTACATTCACCCGTACGACGATCCCGAGGTCATCGCCGGTCAGGGCACTATCGGTTTCGAGATCCTGAAGCAGCACTCCAAGGAATTGCACGCCGTGTTCGTGCCGGTCGGCGGCGGCGGATTGATTTCCGGTATCGCTGCTTACATCAAGCAACTGCGTCCGGAAGTAAAAATCATCGGCGTCGAGCCGGAAGATGCCGACGCCATGGATCGCTCGCTCAAAGCCGGCAAACGCGTACTGCTCGATCATGTCGGCATCTTCGCCGACGGTGTTGCCGTACGGAAGGTCGGCGAGGAGACGTTCAAGCTTTGCAAGAAGTTCGTCGACGAGATGATCGTCGTATCGAACGACGAAATCTGCGCCGCGATCAAAGATATTTTCGAAGACCGCCGCTCGATATTGGAACCGGCCGGCGCTCTTGGCTTTGCCGGCTTGAAGCGTTATGTCGAACGCGAAAAGTTGAAAGACAAGCACATGATCGCCATCGCTTCCGGCGCCAATGTCAACTTCGACCGTTTGCGGCACGTTGCCGAGCGCGCCGAAATCGGCGAACGCCGCGAGGCGATCCTAGCGGTGACGATCCCCGAGCGCCCGGGCGCGTTCCGTCAGTTTTGCGCCATCATCGGCGATCACAACATCACCGAGTTCAACTACCGCTATGCCGATCCAAAAAATGCGCACATCTTCGTCGGTATCCAGGTGCATGCCGGTGAAGTAACGCCGCTGATAAAGATATTGCGCGCTAAGAGCTATCCGACGCTCGACATGACCGACAACGAAATGGCGAAGCTCCACATCCGCCACCTGGTCGGCGGTCGCGCGCCCAATGCGGTGCACGAAATTCTGTATCGCTTCGAATTCCCGGAGCGCCCGGGCGCATTGATGAATTTCCTGAACAAGATGGGCGGCGCCTGGAACATCAGCTTGTTCCATTACCGTAATCATGGCGCCGACTTCGGTCGCGTATTGATCGGTATGCAAGTGCCGCCGGCCGACAAGAAGAAGTTCCAGGGATTTCTCGACAACTTGGGCTACGAGTACGCCGAGGAGACCGGCAATCCGGCATACAAGTTGTTTCTGAGCTAA
- the rpiA gene encoding ribose-5-phosphate isomerase RpiA, protein MSADDKKKAAATAALDYLEDGMVIGVGTGSTANHFIDQLAKSKVKLAGAVASSNATATRLKKAGIAVLDLNNTGDLPLYIDGADEANEHLYLIKGGGGALTREKIVAAASKKFICIADDSKMVAVLGNFPLPIEVIPMARSYVARQLVKLGGEPVLRPDFTTDNGNLIIDVHNLKIINPVELESEIDHIAGVVSNGLFARRAADVLLLGNNTGVRKFD, encoded by the coding sequence ATGAGCGCAGACGACAAAAAGAAAGCAGCCGCAACGGCCGCGTTGGACTATCTCGAAGATGGCATGGTCATCGGTGTCGGCACCGGTTCTACGGCCAACCACTTCATCGACCAACTGGCAAAATCGAAGGTCAAACTCGCCGGCGCCGTGGCGAGCTCCAACGCCACCGCTACCCGCCTGAAAAAGGCCGGTATTGCCGTGCTCGACCTGAACAACACCGGTGATTTGCCGCTGTACATCGATGGCGCCGATGAAGCGAACGAACACCTGTATCTGATCAAGGGTGGCGGTGGCGCGCTGACCCGCGAGAAGATCGTGGCAGCGGCCAGCAAGAAATTCATTTGTATCGCCGATGATTCCAAGATGGTCGCGGTACTCGGTAACTTCCCATTGCCGATCGAGGTGATTCCGATGGCGCGCTCTTATGTAGCACGGCAATTGGTTAAGCTCGGTGGCGAACCGGTATTGCGGCCGGACTTCACCACCGACAACGGCAACCTCATCATCGACGTCCACAACTTGAAGATCATCAATCCGGTCGAGTTGGAGAGCGAGATCGATCACATCGCCGGCGTCGTCAGCAACGGCCTATTCGCGCGCCGTGCCGCTGACGTGCTGCTGTTGGGCAACAACACCGGTGTCCGCAAATTCGACTAA
- a CDS encoding DUF1722 domain-containing protein — translation MSRATAVLPPDDTPIRIGVSSCLLGEPVRYDGGHKRDAYITRTLARLVELVPICPEMAIGLGVPRPPIQLVGDPAAPRAVGVVDPSLDVTQSLAAYGRQTAHRLDDISGYLLKSRSPSCGMERVKVQRARSMVRAGRGIFASALMTARPLLPVEEDGRLADPLLRDNFWERVFAYARWRTLHAGSITRARLMNFHNAHILTLVAHGASHDAALGRLLSDSKKSTATAYGRRFMQALARPVTIAGHARALQYVLTRLEPRLNLRERNEVRRSIVRYRAGELSWLTTVKRLRRYPDPWIASQVYLYPDARELALRFRRR, via the coding sequence ATGAGCCGCGCAACCGCCGTATTGCCGCCAGATGACACGCCGATCCGCATCGGTGTCAGCAGTTGCTTGTTGGGTGAACCGGTGCGCTACGACGGTGGCCACAAGCGCGACGCGTATATTACCCGTACGCTGGCACGTCTGGTCGAGCTGGTGCCGATCTGCCCGGAAATGGCCATTGGCCTCGGTGTGCCACGGCCGCCGATCCAGTTGGTCGGCGATCCGGCGGCGCCGCGTGCGGTCGGTGTTGTCGACCCGTCACTTGATGTGACGCAGTCGCTTGCGGCTTACGGTCGCCAGACCGCACATCGATTGGACGACATTAGCGGCTATCTCTTGAAAAGCCGGTCACCGAGTTGTGGTATGGAACGGGTGAAGGTGCAACGTGCGCGCAGTATGGTGCGTGCCGGCCGTGGCATTTTTGCCTCGGCGTTGATGACAGCGCGACCGTTATTGCCGGTAGAAGAGGACGGCCGGCTCGCCGATCCGTTGCTACGCGATAATTTTTGGGAACGCGTTTTTGCTTACGCGCGTTGGCGTACGCTTCACGCGGGCAGCATTACACGCGCTCGCCTCATGAATTTTCATAACGCCCATATTCTTACTCTTGTCGCGCATGGTGCATCGCATGATGCGGCACTCGGTCGCTTGTTGTCTGACAGTAAAAAAAGTACGGCAACAGCGTATGGGCGCAGATTCATGCAGGCGTTGGCACGGCCGGTGACCATCGCCGGTCACGCGCGCGCCTTGCAGTACGTACTGACGCGGCTCGAGCCGCGGCTCAACCTGCGCGAACGCAATGAAGTCCGTCGATCGATCGTGCGCTATCGCGCCGGTGAGTTGTCTTGGTTAACGACGGTAAAACGACTACGGCGTTATCCCGACCCATGGATCGCCAGCCAGGTGTATCTGTACCCCGACGCGCGCGAGCTGGCATTGCGATTCCGTCGGCGTTAG